One part of the Phoenix dactylifera cultivar Barhee BC4 chromosome 4, palm_55x_up_171113_PBpolish2nd_filt_p, whole genome shotgun sequence genome encodes these proteins:
- the LOC113462724 gene encoding G-type lectin S-receptor-like serine/threonine-protein kinase SRK isoform X2 yields the protein MSPEYAMDGVFSVKSDVFSFGVLVLEIISGKKNRGISISEYEGNLLAHAWSLWMHGNGFELVDKSISNSISMVEALNSIKVGLLCVQECPKDRPTMSSVVLMLSSKNASLTDPKHPGFFPTRASSTTESSKSKTNSASINELSVTIVEGR from the exons ATGTCTCCTGAGTATGCCATGGATGGTGTCTTCTCGGTGAAATCTGATGTATTCAGCTTTGGTGTCTTAGTACTTGAAATCATTAGCGGCAAGAAGAACAGAGGCATTTCCATATCCGAGTATGAAGGAAACCTTCTAGCACAT GCATGGAGTTTATGGATGCATGGTAATGGCTTCGAACTAGTAGATAAATCAATCAGCAACTCAATTTCCATGGTTGAAGCCTTGAACTCCATAAAGGTTGGCTTATTGTGTGTTCAAGAATGTCCAAAAGATAGGCCGACGATGTCTTCTGTGGTATTGATGTTGAGCAGCAAGAATGCATCCTTAACCGATCCTAAACATCCTGGTTTTTTTCCAACAAGAGCTTCCTCGACAACCGAGTCATCAAAAAGCAAGACAAACTCAGCAAGTATAAATGAATTATCGGTTACAATAGTTGAAGGTCGATGA